From a single Micromonospora pallida genomic region:
- a CDS encoding SPFH domain-containing protein, giving the protein MADVSRRLFLRHLRGTPTSWVRHTTGGRVRREGTGLSFWYRPLNAVLSEVPVDDRELPLLFHARTGDFADITVQATVTYRVADPALAASRLDFSVDPRTGAARARPLDQVATLLAELAQQPALDLLARVPLAEALTTIAPVREAVSAALGAEPRLADIGVTVVSARVVAIRPEPELERALQTPTREAVQVDADRATYARRAQAVEQERSIAENELQNKIELARREQQLVEQHGANARRRAELDAAAELAAAQGKAEREKVTNAAAADRARVLSTAEAEKERILAAAKADAVRALGQAEAEAETAKLAAYAQLPVEVLHALAMRDLAGQLPQINQLTVTPDLLTDLLGRLGGDR; this is encoded by the coding sequence ATGGCTGACGTCTCGCGGCGACTCTTCCTGCGCCACCTGCGCGGCACCCCGACGAGCTGGGTGCGGCACACCACCGGCGGTCGGGTCCGCCGAGAGGGCACCGGGCTGTCCTTCTGGTACCGGCCGTTGAACGCGGTGCTCAGCGAGGTGCCGGTCGACGACCGGGAGCTGCCCCTGCTCTTCCACGCCCGTACCGGGGACTTCGCGGACATCACCGTGCAGGCCACCGTGACCTACCGGGTGGCCGACCCCGCGCTCGCCGCATCCCGGCTGGACTTCTCGGTCGACCCGCGCACCGGCGCGGCCCGGGCCCGGCCGCTGGACCAGGTGGCCACGCTCCTCGCCGAACTGGCCCAGCAACCCGCCCTCGACCTGCTCGCCCGGGTCCCGCTGGCCGAGGCGCTCACCACCATCGCGCCGGTCCGGGAGGCGGTCTCCGCCGCCCTCGGCGCGGAACCCCGGCTCGCTGACATCGGGGTCACCGTGGTCAGTGCCCGGGTGGTCGCCATCCGTCCCGAGCCCGAACTGGAACGGGCGCTCCAGACCCCCACCCGCGAGGCGGTGCAGGTCGACGCCGACCGGGCCACCTACGCCCGCCGGGCCCAGGCGGTCGAGCAGGAACGCTCGATCGCCGAGAACGAACTCCAGAACAAGATCGAGCTGGCCCGCCGGGAGCAGCAGCTCGTGGAGCAGCACGGGGCGAACGCCCGCCGCCGTGCCGAGCTGGACGCCGCCGCCGAACTCGCCGCCGCGCAGGGCAAGGCGGAACGCGAGAAGGTGACCAACGCGGCGGCGGCCGACCGTGCCCGGGTGCTCTCCACCGCCGAGGCCGAGAAGGAGCGGATCCTCGCGGCGGCGAAAGCCGACGCGGTACGCGCCCTCGGTCAGGCCGAGGCCGAAGCGGAGACGGCGAAGCTGGCCGCGTACGCGCAGCTCCCGGTCGAGGTGCTGCACGCCCTCGCGATGCGCGACCTGGCCGGGCAACTCCCGCAGATCAACCAGCTCACCGTCACCCCGGACCTGCTCACCGACCTGCTGGGCCGGTTGGGCGGTGACCGGTGA
- a CDS encoding NUDIX hydrolase has protein sequence MTEYPPFAVTADLVVLTVRADELHVLLVRRGVPPFEGCWALPGGFVGIDEDLPDAAARELAEETGLPEPAGHLEQLGTYGQPARDPRGRVVTVAWLALLPGLPTPVAGSDAAAADWVPVNRLDRARLAFDHGRVLTDGLERARAKLEYTPLATAFCPAEFTVAQLRAVYETVWDTRLDPRNFHRKVTGTPGFVVSVGRNTEGERGRPAQLFRRGPATLLHPPMLRPPA, from the coding sequence GTGACCGAGTACCCGCCGTTCGCGGTGACCGCCGACCTGGTCGTGCTGACCGTCCGCGCCGACGAGCTGCACGTGCTGCTGGTCCGGCGGGGAGTCCCGCCGTTCGAGGGCTGCTGGGCGCTGCCCGGCGGGTTCGTCGGCATCGACGAGGACCTGCCCGACGCGGCCGCCCGCGAGCTGGCGGAGGAGACCGGCCTACCGGAGCCGGCCGGGCACCTGGAGCAGCTCGGCACGTACGGTCAACCGGCCCGGGATCCGCGCGGCCGGGTGGTCACCGTCGCCTGGCTCGCCCTCCTGCCCGGCCTGCCGACCCCGGTCGCCGGATCGGACGCGGCCGCCGCCGACTGGGTGCCGGTCAACCGGCTGGACCGGGCGCGGCTCGCCTTCGACCACGGCCGGGTCCTGACCGACGGGCTGGAACGCGCCCGGGCCAAACTGGAGTACACCCCGCTGGCCACGGCGTTCTGTCCGGCCGAGTTCACCGTCGCCCAGTTGCGCGCGGTCTACGAGACGGTCTGGGACACCCGCCTCGACCCGCGCAACTTCCACCGCAAGGTGACCGGAACCCCCGGCTTCGTCGTGTCCGTGGGGCGGAACACGGAGGGCGAGCGGGGTCGTCCGGCCCAACTCTTCCGGCGTGGCCCCGCCACCCTGCTCCACCCGCCGATGCTCCGCCCGCCCGCCTAG
- a CDS encoding alpha-ketoacid dehydrogenase subunit beta, protein MATETLTLGKALNTGLRRAMEQDSKVVVMGEDVGKLGGVFRITDGLQKDFGDQRVIDTPLAESGIIGTAVGLAIRGYRPVCEIQFDGFVYPAYDQIVSQVAKMHYRSRGKLNIPMVIRIPYGGGIGAVEHHSESPEAYFAHTAGLKVVSCGNPQDAYVMIQQAIASDDPVVFLEPKRRYWEKGPVNVDAPLSEAYPLHAARVVRPGTDVTVLAYGPMVRTCLDAATAAAEDGRELEVVDLRTLSPLDLAPVYESVRRTGRCVVVHEAPGNLGLGAEIAARVTEECFYSLESPVLRVTGYDTPYPAARVEEEYLPDLDRVLDGVDRTFGW, encoded by the coding sequence ATGGCCACGGAGACGCTCACCCTCGGCAAGGCGCTCAACACCGGTCTGCGCAGGGCCATGGAGCAGGATTCCAAGGTCGTCGTCATGGGCGAGGACGTCGGCAAGCTCGGCGGCGTCTTCCGGATCACCGACGGGCTCCAGAAGGACTTCGGCGACCAGCGCGTGATCGACACGCCGCTGGCCGAGTCGGGGATCATCGGCACCGCGGTCGGCCTGGCCATCCGGGGCTACCGGCCGGTCTGCGAGATCCAGTTCGACGGCTTCGTCTACCCGGCCTACGACCAGATCGTGTCGCAGGTGGCGAAGATGCACTACCGCTCGCGCGGCAAGCTCAACATCCCGATGGTGATCCGCATCCCGTACGGCGGCGGCATCGGCGCGGTGGAGCACCACTCGGAGTCGCCCGAGGCGTACTTCGCGCACACCGCCGGGCTCAAGGTCGTCTCCTGCGGGAACCCGCAGGACGCGTACGTGATGATCCAGCAGGCCATCGCCTCGGACGACCCGGTCGTCTTCCTCGAGCCGAAGCGACGCTACTGGGAGAAGGGTCCAGTAAACGTGGACGCCCCGCTGTCGGAGGCGTACCCGCTGCACGCGGCCCGGGTGGTCCGGCCCGGCACGGACGTCACCGTGCTGGCGTACGGGCCGATGGTGCGGACCTGCCTGGACGCGGCGACCGCCGCCGCCGAGGACGGCCGGGAGCTGGAGGTCGTCGACCTGCGCACGCTCTCCCCGCTGGACCTCGCGCCCGTGTACGAGTCGGTACGGCGCACCGGTCGCTGCGTGGTGGTGCACGAGGCCCCGGGCAACCTGGGCCTGGGCGCGGAGATCGCGGCCCGGGTCACCGAGGAGTGCTTCTACTCCCTGGAGTCCCCGGTGCTGCGGGTGACCGGCTACGACACCCCCTACCCGGCGGCCCGGGTCGAGGAGGAGTACCTGCCCGACCTCGACCGGGTGCTCGACGGCGTCGACCGCACCTTCGGCTGGTGA
- the pdhA gene encoding pyruvate dehydrogenase (acetyl-transferring) E1 component subunit alpha, with protein MAKGDPGVTTRSRRAAPRSKRAAAKGTDPELVQLLTPEGERIESVTGPDGVEYRVDFTDEEYRGLYRDLVLVRKLDAEATALQRQGELGLWASLLGQEAAQVGSGRALRPQDMAFPTYREHGVLYCRGIDPIMPLGLFRGVDQGGWDPNEFKFNMYTIVIGAQTLHATGYAMGVAMDGKTGGDDGEAVIAYFGDGATSQGDVNEAFVWSSVFNAPLVFFCQNNQYAISQPLERQTRVPLYRRAAGFGFPGVRVDGNDVLASYAVTRHALDNARNGQGPSLIEAYTYRMGAHTTSDDPTRYRIASEVEAWQAKDPIARMKAFLEKQQIVDADFFAEVDEAARRESVHLRERVLAMPDPEPVTMFDHVYPNGSPELDEQRAQFAKYQASFEGSAH; from the coding sequence ATGGCAAAGGGCGACCCCGGGGTCACCACCCGCAGCAGACGGGCAGCACCCAGATCCAAGCGGGCTGCGGCGAAGGGCACCGACCCGGAGCTGGTGCAGCTACTCACCCCGGAGGGTGAGCGGATCGAGAGCGTCACCGGCCCGGACGGCGTCGAGTACCGCGTCGACTTCACCGACGAGGAGTACCGCGGCCTCTACCGGGACCTGGTGCTAGTGCGGAAGCTGGACGCCGAGGCGACCGCGTTGCAGCGGCAGGGCGAGCTGGGCCTCTGGGCGAGCCTGCTCGGCCAGGAGGCGGCCCAGGTCGGTTCCGGACGGGCGCTGCGCCCGCAGGACATGGCCTTCCCGACCTACCGGGAGCACGGTGTCCTCTACTGCCGGGGCATCGACCCGATCATGCCGCTCGGCCTCTTCCGCGGTGTCGACCAGGGCGGTTGGGACCCGAACGAGTTCAAGTTCAACATGTACACGATCGTGATCGGGGCGCAGACCCTGCACGCGACCGGGTACGCCATGGGCGTCGCCATGGACGGCAAGACCGGCGGCGACGACGGCGAGGCGGTGATCGCCTACTTCGGTGACGGCGCGACCAGCCAGGGCGACGTGAACGAGGCGTTCGTCTGGTCCAGCGTGTTCAACGCCCCGCTCGTGTTCTTCTGCCAGAACAACCAGTACGCGATCTCCCAGCCGCTGGAGCGGCAGACCCGCGTGCCGCTCTACCGCCGCGCCGCCGGCTTCGGCTTTCCGGGCGTACGGGTGGACGGCAACGACGTGCTCGCCTCGTACGCGGTGACCCGACACGCGCTGGACAACGCCCGGAACGGGCAGGGCCCGAGCCTGATCGAGGCGTACACCTACCGGATGGGCGCGCACACCACCTCCGACGACCCGACCCGCTACCGCATCGCCAGCGAGGTCGAGGCGTGGCAGGCGAAGGACCCGATCGCCCGGATGAAGGCGTTCCTGGAGAAGCAGCAGATCGTCGACGCCGACTTCTTCGCCGAGGTCGACGAGGCTGCCCGCCGGGAGTCGGTGCACCTGCGGGAGCGGGTGCTGGCCATGCCCGACCCGGAGCCGGTGACGATGTTCGACCACGTCTACCCCAACGGGTCCCCGGAGCTCGACGAGCAGCGGGCGCAGTTCGCGAAGTACCAGGCTTCGTTCGAGGGGAGCGCGCACTGA
- a CDS encoding dihydrolipoamide acetyltransferase family protein has translation MSRIKEFNLPDLGEGLTEGEILAWLVKVGDTIELNQPIVEVETAKAAVEIPAKWAGQVKSIFHPEGSTVEVGTPIIAIDTDPGAGPLAEEPTPTPSAAALAAVDVAPSEGAVEPGLIGGPAPGGRTAVLVGYGPRSTVAKRRPRKATGPVPAQATPTQPAPVAAAPAAPAAPPAAATAPAAPVTATPTVPAAPPTAPATNSRPTTGGLVLAKPPVRKFARDLGVDLTALTGSGPLGSITREDVQRAADGPATATVATAPTTTTAAFGPDRERRIPVKGVRKLTAENMSASAFTAPHVTEFLTVDMTRATKALDRLRARREWQGVRVSPLLLVAKAVLLAVQRHPMVNSTWAGDEIVVKEYVNLGIAAATERGLIVPNIKDAGRLSLRELADAMTALVQTAKAGKTSPADMSAGTLTITNVGVFGVDTGTPILPPGESAILAFGAVREMPWVHKGKVKPRQVTTLGLSFDHRIIDGELGSKFLRDIGDFLTDPEAALLAWT, from the coding sequence ATGTCGCGGATCAAGGAGTTCAACCTGCCCGACCTGGGCGAGGGGCTGACCGAGGGCGAGATCCTGGCCTGGCTGGTCAAGGTGGGCGACACCATCGAGCTGAACCAGCCGATCGTCGAGGTCGAGACGGCCAAGGCGGCGGTGGAGATCCCGGCGAAGTGGGCCGGACAGGTGAAGTCGATCTTCCACCCGGAGGGTTCCACGGTCGAGGTCGGTACGCCGATCATCGCGATCGACACCGACCCGGGGGCCGGACCGTTGGCGGAGGAGCCCACGCCCACCCCGTCGGCCGCCGCGCTGGCGGCGGTGGACGTGGCCCCGAGCGAGGGCGCGGTCGAGCCCGGTCTGATCGGCGGCCCGGCCCCGGGCGGCCGGACCGCCGTACTGGTCGGCTACGGGCCGCGCAGCACGGTCGCCAAGCGCCGCCCGCGTAAGGCGACCGGCCCGGTACCGGCACAGGCCACCCCGACCCAGCCCGCGCCCGTGGCCGCCGCCCCGGCGGCACCGGCCGCACCCCCCGCCGCCGCGACAGCGCCGGCCGCACCCGTGACCGCCACGCCGACGGTGCCCGCCGCGCCCCCCACCGCTCCGGCCACCAACAGCCGGCCGACGACCGGTGGACTGGTGCTGGCCAAGCCGCCGGTACGCAAGTTCGCCCGGGACCTCGGGGTCGACCTCACCGCGCTGACCGGGTCGGGTCCGCTCGGCTCGATCACCCGGGAGGACGTCCAGCGGGCGGCGGACGGGCCCGCGACGGCGACCGTCGCCACCGCCCCGACGACCACGACGGCGGCTTTCGGTCCGGACCGCGAGCGGCGGATCCCGGTCAAGGGCGTACGCAAGCTCACTGCCGAGAACATGTCCGCGTCGGCGTTCACCGCCCCACACGTCACCGAGTTCCTGACCGTGGACATGACGCGGGCGACGAAGGCGTTGGACCGGCTCCGTGCCCGGCGGGAGTGGCAGGGCGTCCGTGTCTCTCCGCTGCTGCTGGTCGCGAAGGCGGTGCTGCTGGCGGTGCAGCGGCACCCGATGGTCAACTCGACCTGGGCCGGCGACGAGATCGTGGTCAAGGAGTACGTCAACCTGGGCATCGCGGCGGCCACCGAACGCGGCCTGATCGTGCCGAACATCAAGGACGCCGGCCGGCTCTCGCTGCGGGAACTGGCCGACGCGATGACCGCCCTGGTGCAGACGGCGAAGGCGGGGAAGACCTCCCCGGCCGACATGTCCGCCGGCACGCTGACCATCACCAACGTCGGTGTTTTCGGTGTGGACACCGGTACGCCGATCCTGCCCCCGGGCGAGTCGGCCATCCTGGCGTTCGGCGCGGTCCGGGAGATGCCCTGGGTGCACAAGGGCAAGGTCAAGCCGCGGCAGGTGACCACGCTGGGCCTCTCCTTCGACCACCGGATCATCGACGGTGAACTCGGTTCGAAGTTCCTGCGGGACATCGGTGACTTCCTGACCGACCCGGAGGCGGCGCTGCTCGCCTGGACCTGA
- a CDS encoding phosphatase PAP2 family protein → MPSGAGGRLARVVTEATAPAVLVTVLLVAVGWHSGRRGLGGLGWGLLATVFASGIPIAYILGGVRRGRLTDHHVRVPEQRRIPLLVGIASAAGGLALLAVLGAPRPVLALVAAGVVGLVVAVSVSHWWKMSIHSAVAAGTLVVLASTFGPRVLLGSPLLALVGWSRVRLGDHTVGQVVAGAALGALVAVTVFTPLH, encoded by the coding sequence GTGCCCTCCGGTGCGGGCGGGCGGTTGGCCCGGGTCGTCACCGAGGCCACCGCCCCGGCGGTGCTGGTCACCGTCCTGCTCGTCGCGGTCGGCTGGCACAGCGGCCGCCGTGGCCTCGGTGGATTGGGCTGGGGGCTGCTCGCCACCGTCTTCGCCAGTGGCATCCCGATCGCGTACATCCTCGGCGGGGTACGCCGGGGCCGGCTCACCGACCATCACGTCCGGGTACCCGAACAGCGCCGGATTCCGCTGCTCGTCGGGATCGCCTCGGCGGCCGGCGGGCTCGCCCTGCTCGCCGTTCTCGGCGCGCCCCGGCCGGTGCTCGCGCTGGTCGCCGCCGGGGTGGTCGGGCTGGTGGTGGCGGTGTCGGTCAGTCACTGGTGGAAGATGTCGATCCACTCGGCGGTTGCTGCCGGCACACTGGTCGTCCTGGCGTCGACCTTCGGTCCCCGGGTGCTGCTCGGCTCACCCCTGCTCGCCCTGGTGGGCTGGTCACGGGTCCGCCTGGGTGACCACACCGTCGGCCAGGTGGTGGCCGGCGCCGCCCTCGGCGCCCTCGTCGCGGTCACCGTCTTCACGCCCCTGCACTGA
- a CDS encoding LppU/SCO3897 family protein, whose product MGQGGVRPGPGRARCRRLGAGTRGRSVAVPADPGAGHLARQLGTAAPAGGPGSRCQPGRFAPADFAPPAPFAAPGDQPPYGEQAGHDGGHDAQGSPWGAAEAGGPGIPHPRNSPEAAGGEAGGSISASASVPVSSRVMPPTDQAVHPPAMPTPQPRVYGRPARPADGPEQADHGGQQEPHRFGPDGGAGGRFDDEPESRFDGGPGRFDSRPEPRFDGGLDDRFDGGPGDRFDGGPGDRFDRGPGDRFDGGPGDRFDGPGRFDNGPGARFDERDQPGFGDVPASAGSAPPVPHPALHPFPPGVPTFNDPVTNQRPVNGTKPHGEPHAGDRYGSPAAPVSPGAMGHDPGHGGPDATRGFPAAFPTPGDQPERPLWDLGDQAHGDQNRFDAFKPEATESKPAEQPTPKVRNGRVLMAVLAAAVLILVVPLGSLWALGKLGGSEAPAFNPAVGSCVKQSGEGAVAANCDEQDAFKVVSKVDDKAKCTDPAQPRVELPGNSATRVLCLAPATAG is encoded by the coding sequence GTGGGGCAAGGTGGGGTCCGACCCGGCCCAGGCCGAGCCCGCTGCCGCCGGCTGGGAGCCGGGACGCGCGGACGGTCCGTCGCCGTACCAGCCGACCCCGGGGCCGGGCATCTCGCCCGCCAACTCGGTACCGCTGCCCCCGCAGGAGGCCCGGGTTCCCGGTGCCAGCCTGGCCGCTTCGCCCCCGCCGACTTCGCGCCACCGGCACCGTTCGCCGCGCCCGGCGACCAGCCGCCGTACGGCGAGCAGGCCGGGCACGACGGCGGACACGACGCCCAGGGCAGCCCGTGGGGAGCAGCCGAGGCCGGCGGCCCTGGCATCCCGCACCCGCGTAACTCACCCGAGGCCGCCGGAGGCGAGGCCGGCGGCAGCATCTCGGCCAGCGCTTCCGTACCGGTCTCCAGCCGGGTGATGCCCCCGACCGACCAGGCCGTGCACCCGCCCGCCATGCCGACCCCGCAGCCCCGGGTCTACGGCCGACCGGCCCGGCCCGCCGATGGTCCGGAGCAGGCCGACCACGGTGGCCAGCAGGAGCCGCACCGGTTCGGTCCGGACGGCGGGGCCGGTGGCCGGTTCGACGACGAGCCCGAGTCCCGGTTCGACGGCGGACCCGGTCGGTTCGACAGCAGGCCCGAGCCCCGGTTCGACGGTGGCCTGGACGACCGTTTCGACGGTGGCCCGGGGGACCGCTTCGACGGTGGTCCGGGGGACCGCTTCGACCGTGGACCCGGCGATCGGTTCGACGGTGGCCCGGGGGACCGCTTCGACGGTCCGGGACGGTTCGACAACGGGCCGGGTGCCCGGTTCGACGAGCGCGACCAGCCGGGCTTCGGCGACGTGCCGGCCAGCGCCGGGTCCGCGCCGCCGGTCCCGCATCCGGCGCTGCACCCCTTCCCGCCCGGAGTGCCCACGTTCAACGACCCGGTGACCAACCAGCGCCCGGTCAACGGCACGAAGCCGCACGGCGAGCCGCACGCCGGCGACCGGTACGGCAGCCCAGCGGCACCGGTCAGTCCCGGTGCCATGGGCCACGACCCGGGCCACGGTGGGCCGGACGCCACCCGGGGCTTCCCGGCGGCCTTCCCGACCCCGGGTGACCAGCCGGAGCGTCCGCTCTGGGACCTGGGCGACCAGGCTCACGGCGACCAGAACCGGTTCGACGCCTTCAAGCCGGAGGCGACCGAGAGCAAGCCGGCCGAGCAGCCGACCCCGAAGGTCCGGAACGGGCGGGTGCTGATGGCCGTGCTCGCTGCGGCCGTGCTCATCCTGGTCGTCCCGCTCGGCTCGCTCTGGGCGCTCGGCAAGCTCGGCGGCTCGGAGGCGCCCGCCTTCAACCCGGCCGTCGGCTCCTGCGTCAAGCAGTCCGGCGAGGGTGCGGTGGCCGCCAACTGCGACGAACAGGACGCGTTCAAGGTCGTCTCGAAGGTCGACGACAAGGCGAAGTGCACCGACCCGGCCCAGCCCCGCGTGGAACTCCCCGGCAACTCCGCCACCCGGGTGCTCTGCCTGGCCCCGGCCACGGCCGGCTGA